The following nucleotide sequence is from Planctomycetia bacterium.
ACAGAACCGGGCGATATTCCGCCACCTTTCGATTCCAAGAAATCGGGCGCATCGAAAAAGCGGGATCCGAATCGGACGTTGAGCGCGCTTTCCGCGGGGTTAAAGGCCAAGACAGCGCCGGTCGCTCAAGCCAAGGCGCCGCGAGATCCTTGGCAGGCCGCGCCCGTTCGCAATGTGAATGGCGAGAAGACAACGATCGGCGGGCCGGTCCTCAACGAGCCAAACCTGATGCCGGAACCGGCCGACGGACCGGCGCTCCAGGCGACGCCGTCCAGCGCTGGCGAGGCGTTCGAGGATCGGAGCACGTCGCAACTGACGGCGGACTCCGCCGTCTCGCAAGTTGCGAATTGGACTGAAACCGCGGCGGAACCGGCCGGGAGTGAAGCGGCCACCGGCGGCAATCCGTTGCGGTCGAGTAGCTCGGGCGCAGGGAGTCGACGGTCGAATCCGCTGCGTCGCAATTAGGGTTGGAATTGGGGCCGGACCACGGAATGGGCAGCCTTCAGGGCCATGGCGTCTTCGCGACGCGATGGCCTTGTGGCATTTGATGGCTGGGCGATGGTAACGATTGTGCGGAAGTTCGTTCCGGCAACGTTGGCGTGCAAACGCTCACCACCGGGTTAGAATGAAGCGAGAGCACCTTTCGTCGTTCATTCTCCTCGGCGGGTCGAACACGCGTGGCAACTCGGCGTGACTTTCGCAGTCAGCAAACGTCGCCGTCGCGGCGGCGTTTCTGGGCGCGCGCCTGCGGCGTGTTCCTGCTGCTCGCCGGCTCGATCGGTTGCGTGGCGACCGTGCTGTTCTTGCAGCAACTGAAAACCGCGCGACTGGTCGCCGAAACGAACGAGCGAAACCACGTCGGCCTTCAGGCGGGCATGATCACGACGGACTTCGCCGCCGTGCTCTCGGATCTGCGGGTGCTGACGGAGACGCTCGCCCTCAAGGACTTTCTGGCCACCGGCGCAAGCGCGGACCAGGGCCGATTGGCGGCGGAACTCCAGCGGTTCCTGGAAAGCAAATCCAACTATTCGCAGTTGCGCTTTCTCAATGAACGGGGCAATGAAATCGTCCGCGTCAGCACTGGCGGCGGACGTACCGCTGTGGTTCCCAAAGCGCTGTGGCGCGCGCAAGCGGGACCGCAGTATATTGAACGCGCCTATGAACTTGCCGCCGGGCAGACTTTCGTGTCGCCGTTCGATCTTGATTTCGAATTGAGCGTCGAGGGAAAGCCGCAACCGACGATTCGCTTCGCCGCGCCGGTCTTCGATCGCGACGGCGACAAACGCGGCATCGTCGTCCTGAACTACGCCGGCGCGGCGTTACTGGATTCGTTGAAACAGGCTTCGCTCAGCTCCGCCGGGCGCACGATGTTGTTGAACGCCGACGGATACTGGTTGTTCGGCGGCGACGACGCCGACTGGGCTTTCATGTACCCGGATCGCAATCAGGAAAGTTTCGCGCAGAAATATCCGCAAGCCTGGCCCGTGGTGCTGGGGGGCGACAGGGGGCAAGTCACCACGCGCGAAGGCCTGATTACCTACCGTTCGCTGCAACCGTTTCAGGTCGATGGACTGACCGTACGATTGCTGGCGCCGCATGACCTACGCACGGTGCCGCTGCGCACCGGGTACGTCTGGAAGGTATTGACTGTCGTCCCGACGAGCGAATTGCCGGGCGGCACGCAGCAAATGCGGTCGCGTCTGGGGTTACTTTACGCGGGGCTCCTTCCGGTGTTGGCCGGACTATCGTGGATTATCGCCCGTTACCGAGAGGACCGTGAACGCGCGATCGATGAGTTGCGCATCAACGAAGAACGCTTCCGCCAACTTGCCGAGAACATTGACGAAGTTTTCTGGATGATCGACCTACCCGACGGCAAACTTAGCTACGTGGGCCCGGCATTGGAGCGCATTTGGGGGATTGCGCCACTGGCCCTGACGGAGCAGCGCCGCGAGTGGCCGCCCCAGGTGCATCCGGAGGATGCGGCAGCGGTCCGGGCCGCGCTGGACAAGATTCCGGACCGCGGCGGGTTTGAGCTGGAGTATCGCATTGTGCGCGGCGACGGTTCCGTGCGTTGGATTCGCGATCGCGGCTTTGCCGTCCGCGACGCATCAGGGAAGCCGTATCGCGTGGCCGGACTCGCGGAAGACATCACTGACCAGCGCGATCGGCAACAGCGCGAACTGCAGACGCAGCGGCTTGCAGCCATCGGCGAAGCCATGACCGGACTGGCGCATGAGAGCCGCAACGCCCTGCAGCGCAGCCAGGCCGGCTTGGAAATGCTGGCGAAGCGGGTCAAAGACAAGCCCGACGCGGAGGCCATTCTCGGCGAGATTCAGCAATCGCAACGACATCTCCATCGCCTGTACGAAGAGGTTCGCGGCTACGCGGTACCCATTCGGCCTGAGCGCGAGCCCTGCGATCTTGGCGAATTAGTGCACGACGTTTGGGAGCAGTTGGCGGTGGCGCGCGTGGGGCGCGACGATCAACTGCTCGATCGCCGCAACGGCCAATCGCTCGTTTGCAATGTGGATCATTTCTCCATGGGCCAAGTCATCCGCAACATCCTGGAAAACAGCATTGGCGCGGCCGATCCCGCGGTCGTCACCGTGGCCTACGAGCCGATCGACTCCCACGGCCAGGCCGCCTTGCGATTGCGATTTCACGACAATGGCCCAGGGCTAGACGCGCAACAATTGGAGCGGATTTTTGAACCGTTCTTCACGACGAAATCACGCGGCACTGGCCTGGGCATGGCGATTTCGAAGCGGATCGTCGAGGCCCATGGCGGCACGATCGCCGTCCATAACAGTACCAGCGGCGGCGCCGAAGTGACTTTAACACTGCCTCGAGGGAATGTATGAACTCTGCATTGCGGATTGCGGTGGCCGACGACGAGCCGTTCCTGAGGGCCTATTTTCAAGACGTGTTGCCCGACTTGGGACACGAAGTTGTCGGCGCGGCCGCCACGGGGCGGGAATTGGTGGAACTGTGCCAGCGGACGAATCCCGACCTGGTCATCAGTGACATTCGCATGCCGGATATGGACGGCATAGACGCCGCGGCCGAAATCTCGCGCGAGCGTCAAACGCCGATCATCCTGGTCTCTGCATTCCATGATCCGGAATACATCGCCCGGGCCGAACAAAGCTACATTCTGGCGTACTTGATCAAGCCGGTGGAGCGGGCGCATTTGGAGACGGCGATCGCGATCGTGCGGCGACGGTTCGCGGAGTTCGAATCGCTGCGACAGGAGACGAAGGACTTGAAGCAAGCCCTGGAAGATCGCAAAACGATCGAAAAGGCGAAAGGCGTGCTGATGCGCCGAACTCGGCTCGCGGAACATGACGCGTTTCGGACGATGCAGAAGCTGTCGCGCGATCAGAATCTAAAGCTGATCGAAGTCGCTCGAAAGATTCTGGAGTCCGAGGGACCGGCGCCACCGCGGCGTTGAGTTCGCGGCCGCCGTCGTGCTAAGCCCAGGGAAGGCCCCCAAAGTCGTTGTTGGTAGCAACGACTATGAGGGCCTTCCCTGGGCTTTTTCGTTATTACACTCTCACTATCGATGACAATTTGTCCCAACTAACCGGGGAACAATCGTTCCCGGGCTGCGGCGTCGAGCGCGCCGGCGTATTCGCTGATCTCGAAGACTTCGGCGAATTGGATGCGCTGGCCGCGCTCCGGGCCGTACTTCGCGACGAGCTCGTGTCGAAAACGGTCGGCCAGCGGTCGGAAGAGGCTGCCGTACCACTCCTTGAGCCAGGCGAGTCGGGCCGCAGGTTCCGCCGGCATGTTTTCCGCTTCGCAGCGATTGAACGGCAGCCATTCAAACATCTGCGATTCGTGGCAGGCCAGCATCCGCACGATCGTGTCGACTTCGTTCGTGACGTCGAGCACTACGTCCGGCTGCATCGGACAGGGCTTCGTGAAGCGATCGACCATGTAGGCGACGACCGGATCATGGGCCACGATCGGCACTTCGGGGACAATGCCGGGCACGGTTACCAGGTACGATGCGTCCTGCACCGCTTGGCCCGCGGCGCGATGGTCGGGGTGGTAGTCGTTCGGACGATGCGTCAACACGACGTCGGGGCGAAAGCGTCGGATTTCGGCGATGATCCGCTGGCGCAACTCCAACGTCGGCAGCAGGCCGCCATCGGGATATTCCCAAACCTCGTACGTGGCGCCGATCACGGCCCCGGCTGCAGCGGCCTCGGCCTTGCGCCGCGCCGCCAGTCGAGGACCGAATTCGCTCTGATGCCCCATCGCGCCGTCGGTCATCGACACCATTTTTACTGTGTTCCCGAGCGCCCGATAACGCGTGGCCAGTCCGCCGGCGTGAAAATCGGCGTCGTCGGGATGGGCGCCGAGGATAAGAAGTCGCGGTGCGGTAGACATTTTCAATTCACTACGGTTGACGGGCGGTGACCGTGGCGACTGGCATCGTGTGTACTCGGCCGGTTATCATGCTACCACACAGCCGCGACGCCGCCGACTTGGCCGAGCGCTGAGCATTTCTCTACCGCATTCACCCGTGTCTCAATCGTCTCATGGAATTCATCGAGCTTACCGGCCGGCAACTTTGGAAGGTGATCAGTCACGACGAGGTCGACCCCAATGAACTGCGCGCCGCGGGCGTGACCGACGACAGCGTCGTGCGGATCAATCGCCAGGGCGATATCGAGCTACGCTTGAAGACCGGCTGGGAAATCATCGGCGGCCTGCTCGGCGACTACGAACACCGCGTGATGCATGAATCGAAGCTGGATTGGGCTTGAAGCCGGATTGCCGCGCGTGCCTCACTCGTGCGTCGCGGTGACGGTCAGTGTTTTTTGGTCCAAGTCGACCTGGTACGCCAGCCTGCTGTTCTTGAAGAGTTCGTCCAGCAACTGCTTGAGCGTGGCTTCTTTGACTTGCAATTCGACGATGTGATCGAGCGTGGTGCCGTTGGCTTGCAGCGAGGCTTCGTCGAGTTTGAGCTCTAGTTGCAGTTGCTTCGCGAGTTGCGGTAGTACCGCGCTCAGCGGCTTTCCTGACACCGTGAGGGTGTAGACTTGGACGCCTGGCGCCGGCGCGTTGGGCCGGGGATCCGGCTTGTCAGGCGAGGCGAGCGTCTCGTGTTCTTCGACGGTGCCGCGCACGACGATGCGTTGGCCGCGAACTTCAATCTCCGCTGCGGGCGTCCGCGCGCGCCAGGCCTCGGCGCGTTGCTGAGCCTTTGCGCCGCCAGCGTAGTCTTTTTCAATCGACACACGTTCCGGAAGCGGTTCCAAGACGAGTG
It contains:
- a CDS encoding response regulator, encoding MNSALRIAVADDEPFLRAYFQDVLPDLGHEVVGAAATGRELVELCQRTNPDLVISDIRMPDMDGIDAAAEISRERQTPIILVSAFHDPEYIARAEQSYILAYLIKPVERAHLETAIAIVRRRFAEFESLRQETKDLKQALEDRKTIEKAKGVLMRRTRLAEHDAFRTMQKLSRDQNLKLIEVARKILESEGPAPPRR
- a CDS encoding PAS domain-containing protein gives rise to the protein MATRRDFRSQQTSPSRRRFWARACGVFLLLAGSIGCVATVLFLQQLKTARLVAETNERNHVGLQAGMITTDFAAVLSDLRVLTETLALKDFLATGASADQGRLAAELQRFLESKSNYSQLRFLNERGNEIVRVSTGGGRTAVVPKALWRAQAGPQYIERAYELAAGQTFVSPFDLDFELSVEGKPQPTIRFAAPVFDRDGDKRGIVVLNYAGAALLDSLKQASLSSAGRTMLLNADGYWLFGGDDADWAFMYPDRNQESFAQKYPQAWPVVLGGDRGQVTTREGLITYRSLQPFQVDGLTVRLLAPHDLRTVPLRTGYVWKVLTVVPTSELPGGTQQMRSRLGLLYAGLLPVLAGLSWIIARYREDRERAIDELRINEERFRQLAENIDEVFWMIDLPDGKLSYVGPALERIWGIAPLALTEQRREWPPQVHPEDAAAVRAALDKIPDRGGFELEYRIVRGDGSVRWIRDRGFAVRDASGKPYRVAGLAEDITDQRDRQQRELQTQRLAAIGEAMTGLAHESRNALQRSQAGLEMLAKRVKDKPDAEAILGEIQQSQRHLHRLYEEVRGYAVPIRPEREPCDLGELVHDVWEQLAVARVGRDDQLLDRRNGQSLVCNVDHFSMGQVIRNILENSIGAADPAVVTVAYEPIDSHGQAALRLRFHDNGPGLDAQQLERIFEPFFTTKSRGTGLGMAISKRIVEAHGGTIAVHNSTSGGAEVTLTLPRGNV
- a CDS encoding PIG-L deacetylase family protein, which gives rise to MSTAPRLLILGAHPDDADFHAGGLATRYRALGNTVKMVSMTDGAMGHQSEFGPRLAARRKAEAAAAGAVIGATYEVWEYPDGGLLPTLELRQRIIAEIRRFRPDVVLTHRPNDYHPDHRAAGQAVQDASYLVTVPGIVPEVPIVAHDPVVAYMVDRFTKPCPMQPDVVLDVTNEVDTIVRMLACHESQMFEWLPFNRCEAENMPAEPAARLAWLKEWYGSLFRPLADRFRHELVAKYGPERGQRIQFAEVFEISEYAGALDAAARERLFPG